The Stenotrophomonas maltophilia sequence CATCCTGGGCTGTACCGAGATCATGCTGCTGGTACGGCCGGAAGACAGCGCAGTACCGCTGTTCGACACCACCACCCTGCATGCGCTGGCTGCGGTGGATGCAGCACTCGGCTGAGACGGCGCAATGCGCGACGCGGAATCAGCCTGCGTCGCGGACTTCCAGCGCGGTGATCAACCAGTCGACCACGGCCTGTGAATCACACAGGAAAAAGACGCCATCTCCCGAGCGCGCTTCGGTGAGCAGGCGATAGACGGTGATCGCCACCGCCGACTGGTTGGCAATGAACACTTCCGGGCTGCGCGGCCCCTCGCTGTGGCCTGCCACGGCCTGCAACGCCTTGCGCGCAGCCACAGTGGCAGCCGGGTCCGCGCTGCGGGTCAGTTCCGGCCCGCGCAGCCCCCAGGCAACGAACACATGCTTGCCCTTGAACGTGGTGTCCAGGACCTGCACCTCGGCGGCGCCTGCGCCTACCGAGCGATGAATGACGATACTGCTGATCAACGCAACCCCCTGTGGTCGTCGTGGTCCGCGCATCGTCCTCCACAGCCCGGCCGCGCGCCAGTGACGGCCGCCACAGGCCGCGCCAACAGGCGTGGAAGACGTGTAATGAGGTGTAACCCGATGCGATCGGATGTGCAGCGATGATACGGGATGTAAGCCTCTGCATGGACCCGCGCGCACTACTAAATCCCCACTGAGCCACGTCGGGAACGAAGCGTTCCAATGGACCCGGGCTGGGTCATTCTTGCCGCCCCGCTCCCTCAACGAGGCCCCCATGACCCATCGCCTGCTGCTGCCCATTGGCGGCATCTCCCTGGCCATGCTGCTTGCAGCCACCACCGTGGCCGCCCAGGATTACGACGCAGCGCACATTCCCGCGCTTCGCTGCGAATCCCAGTTCAACAAGACCGAGCAATGCCCGATCGCGGGCCCGATGCGCCTGGCCAGGCAACTGTCGGTCACCCGTTGCGTGGAAAACCAGAACTGGGGCCAGAGCCGTCGCATGCTGTGGGTGACCGATGGCTGCCGTGCCGAGTTCGTCGCCGACGACCATGGCCGCTGGCCGGGACGCGGCCGGGGCCGTGATCGCGACGACGAGGGTGAACGCCTGGTCTGTGAGTCCTACGAAAAGAAGGACAAGGAATGCCGCATCCGCGTGCGTCATGAGGTGCGCATGGTCAAGCAGAAATCGGTGACGACCTGCATCGAAGACCACAACTGGGGCTGGGACCGCCGTGGTATCTGGGTCAGCGATGGCTGCAGGGCCGAGTTCCGGGTGTATTGACTGCCGGCCGCGCGCTGGCTGCAGCGTATAGGCGTGCGTGCGCGGCAGAGCCGATAGACTATGGCCAGCATGGCAGGGAGCACGACATGGAACGATGGTATCTGGCGACGCTGCTGGCGTTGATCCTGCATCAGATCGACGCTGCATTCTGGCAGGAATGGACCATGTTCCATGTGCCCGGTGGCATCCAGGGCTTCCTGCTGTTCAATCTGTTCGCGGTCGGCCTCGTGCTTTGGGGCTATCGCCAGACCCTGCTGGGCACATCGACGGCGCGCGGCTATGCGCTGGTTTGTGGCGCGCTCGGCATTGGCACGGCGCTGATCCATCTGGCGTTTGCCCTGTTCGGTCGCAATGAATTCCACCTGCCGCTGTCGATCGCCGTCCTGCTCGCCTGCTTTGTGTCGGGCGGCGGCCTGTTGCTGCAGTTGCGCCCGCGATGAGCCGGACGTCCCGTTTCCCGCACCTGCGTGACGGCAGTTCCCAGGACGCAGGTGCCTTGATCGCGCTCGACAGCGTGGCAGCCATTGATCCAGGGCGGATCATGCAGATTGGCGACTGGCTGGCACATGGCGGCGTGCAGGTCGCCGAGCAGGACGGCAAGGTCGTCGGCTACCTGGTCACTCATCAACACTTCTTCGGCGAAGCCTTCATTGAAATGCTGATGGTGGCGCGCGAACGGCGCAGCCAGGGCATCGGCGCCATCCTGCTGCGGCACGCGATCGCACGGCGCGGTGGCGGCAAGCTGTTCACCTCGACCAATGCCTCCAACATCGGCATGCAACGCCTGCTCACTACCCACGGCTTCGTAGGCAGCGGCATCGTGCATGGGCTGGACGAGGGCGATCCGGAACTCATCTATCGCTTCGCGGAAGACTGATCATCGGCATTCGCAGCACGCAAAAAAAAGCCCACGCATTGCTGCGCAGGCTTCTTGATTCATCACAGTGGTCGGGACGGCCGGATTCGAACCGACGACCCTCTGCCCCCCAGGCAGATGCGCTACCAGGCTGCGCTACGCCCCGACTGATGCTGCGATGTGCCCGCCAGTGCGGCGGGCCGTGAAGTATAGCGGATTACGATGGAAATGGGATCAGCGGCGCAGCAACTGCAGCACTTCTTCCAGCTCCATGCGCACCTGCTTGATGATCTGGTTGCTCAACGCCGATTCCTCGCGGGCATCGGGGCCATCCAGGCGCAGGCGTGCACCACCGATGGTGTAGCCCTGTTCGTACAGCAGGCTGCGGATCTGCCGCACCATCAGCACGTCATGGCGCTGGTAGTAGCGGCGGTTGCCTCGGCGCTTGGCCGGCTCAAGGCTGGGAAACTCGGTTTCCCAGTAGCGCAGGACGTGCGGCTTGACGTCGCACAGCTCGCTGACCTCACCAATGGTGAAGTAGCGCTTGGCCGGGATCGGCGGTAGTTCGCGGTTACTGCCCGGATCCAGCATAAGCTTCCACCCTCTCCTTGAGCTTCTGGCCCGGACGGAAGGTGACCACCGTACGGGCGGAAATCGGAATTTCCTCGCCGGTCTTGGGGTTACGACCCGGGCGCTGGTTCTTGCGCCGCAGATCGAAATTACCGAAGCCCGACAGCTTCACCTGACGTCCCTGTTCCAATGCTTCACGCAGCACATCGAAAAACGCGTCGACGAATTCCTTGGCTTCCCGCTTGTTCAGACCGACTTCGTCGAACAGCTTTTCCGCCATCTCCGCCTTGGTCAATGCCATTGCCTGCTACCCCCGAGTGCTGCCCGCTCAGCCGCGGATCCGGGCGTGGTGTTCACGCTCGATGGCAGTGACCGCCTCGGCCACCACCGCATCCACGTCGCGGTCCGTCAGAGTGCGCGACTTGTCCTGCAAAATCAAGCCCATAGCGAGACTCTTGAATCCCGGCTCGACGCCCTGGCCGACGTAACGGTCGAACAGGTTCAGGTCGCGCAGCAGCGGACCGGCAGCCTGGCGGACGGTGGCCGCCAGATCGGCCCAGGCCACCTGTTCAGGCACCAGGAACGCCAGGTCGCGACGCACCGCCGGGAAGCGCGACAGCTCGCCGGCACGCGGCAGGCGGCGGGCCGTCAGCGGCTCCAGGTCCAGCTCGAAGGCGTACACATCGGCTTCGATGTCCATCGCCTTGGCCAGCCGCGGGTGGACCTGGCCAATCCAGCCAATCGCCACGCCATCACGGAACACCTCGGCCGAACGGGCCGGGTGGCCGTAGGCACGGGCCGACGGACGGAACTCCAGCTGCGCGCCACTGGCGGCGGCCAACGATTCCAGGTCGCCCTTCAGGTCATGGAAATCGACCTTGCGGGTCGGCAGGCCCCACTGCACCGCCTGCGCATCGCCACAGACGGCAGCGGCCACGCGCGGGGTTTCCAGCGGTGCGGGCTGGCCGTCGCCAGCCTGCTGGGCGAACACACGGCCGATCTCGAACAGGCGCACGCGGCCCAGCTGGCGCGCGGCATTGCGGCCCAGCGTGGCGACCAGGCCGGGCAGCAGCGACGGACGCATCACCGCCAACTCCGCCGACAGAGGGTTGGCCAGCGGCACCAGGCCGTCGCGCAGCTGCCACTGGGTCAGCAGCGCGTCGTCGACAAAGGCGAAGTTGACGGTTTCCTGCTGGTCACGAGCGACCAGCTGGCGACGCACGCTCAGCGCGTCCAGCTGGGTCTCGCTCGGCATCGCCACGCGCGAGGCACCGCCCGGCAGCGTGGTCGGGATCTGCTCGTAACCGTGGATGCGGGCCAGTTCTTCGATCAGGTCTTCTTCGATGGCAATGTCGAAGCGACGGCTCGGCGCGGCGACCTGCCAGCCGTCGGCGGTGGCGACCACGTCCATGCCCAGCGCGCGCAGGATGCGCTCGACTTCGGCGTCGTCGATGGTGATACCGAGCACGCGGGTGATGCGGGCGCGGCGCAGCTCGATCGTCGCCGGCTGCGGCAGGTCATCGACGCGCACGGCCTCGGTGACCGGCGCCGGGGTACCGCCGGCCAGGTCCAGCACCAGCCGGGTGGCGTATTCGATGGCGGTGCGCGGCAGCGCCGGATCGACGCCGCGCTCGAAGCGGTGGCCGGCATCGGTGTGCAGGCCGAGCTTGCGGCCACGGCCCATGATCGCGGCCGGAGCGAAGTGCGCGGCCTCCAGGAACACGGCGGTGGTGGCATCGGTGACACGGGTGTCGAAGCCGCCCATCAGGCCGGCCAGGCCGACCGCACGGTCCGCATCGGTAACCACCAGGAAGCTGTCGTCCAATGCGGCATCGCGACCGTCCAGCAGCTTCAGGCTCTCGCCAGCGCGCGAACGACGCACGGCGATGCTGCCCTGCAGGGTGCCGAGGTCGTAGGCATGCATCGGCTGGCCCAGCTCCAGCATCACGTACTGGGTGATGTCGACCAGCAGCGAGACCGGACGCACGCCGCTGCGGCGCAGGCGTTCGGCCATCCACAGCGGGGTCGAGGCGGCGGCGTTGACGCCTTCGATGACGCGGCCCAGGTAACGCGGCGCTTCGGCGCCGGCGTCGAGCTGGATCGACAGTTCGCGGCTGCCGACCGGCGCAATGGCATCGGCGGCGAAATCCAGCACTGCGCTGCGGGTGGCCGCAGCGACGTCGTAGGCAATGCCACGCAGGCTGAAGCAGTCGGCGCGGTTCGGGGTCAGCTTGATCTCGATGCTGGCGTCCGGCAGCCCCAGGTACTCGACCAGGGACTGGCCGACCGGTGCGCCGTCCGGCAGCTCCAGCAGGCCGGACGCATCATTGTCCAGGCCCAGCTCCTTGGCCGAGCACAGCATGCCGTTGGACTCGACGCCGCGCAGCTTGGCCGGCTTGATCTTCAGCTCGCCGATCTGCGCACCGACCATCGCCAGCGGCGCGACCAGGCCCGGACGCGCGTTCGGTGCGCCGCAGACGATCTGCAGCAGCTCGCCCTGCCCGGCATCGACCTTGCACACCTGCAGGCGATCGGCTTCGGGATGGCGTACGGCTTCGACGATGCGTGCCACGACCACGTGGTCGAGGCCGTCGCCAAGCGCGGTCACCTCTTCCACTTCCAGACCGATGGCGGTCAGCACCGCGCTCAGTTCATCGCGCGGGGCGGAGGTCGGGACGTGGCTGCGCAGCCAGTTTTCGGAGAATTTCATGGTGTCACCCTGGTGGGCCCGGCGCATGCGCCTGGGCCTGCGTTGTTGAGTCCGCCGGGCATGGCCCG is a genomic window containing:
- a CDS encoding DUF3011 domain-containing protein, giving the protein MTHRLLLPIGGISLAMLLAATTVAAQDYDAAHIPALRCESQFNKTEQCPIAGPMRLARQLSVTRCVENQNWGQSRRMLWVTDGCRAEFVADDHGRWPGRGRGRDRDDEGERLVCESYEKKDKECRIRVRHEVRMVKQKSVTTCIEDHNWGWDRRGIWVSDGCRAEFRVY
- a CDS encoding DUF6713 family protein codes for the protein MTAGRALAAAYRRACAAEPIDYGQHGREHDMERWYLATLLALILHQIDAAFWQEWTMFHVPGGIQGFLLFNLFAVGLVLWGYRQTLLGTSTARGYALVCGALGIGTALIHLAFALFGRNEFHLPLSIAVLLACFVSGGGLLLQLRPR
- a CDS encoding GNAT family N-acetyltransferase encodes the protein MSRTSRFPHLRDGSSQDAGALIALDSVAAIDPGRIMQIGDWLAHGGVQVAEQDGKVVGYLVTHQHFFGEAFIEMLMVARERRSQGIGAILLRHAIARRGGGKLFTSTNASNIGMQRLLTTHGFVGSGIVHGLDEGDPELIYRFAED
- a CDS encoding MerR family transcriptional regulator, translated to MLDPGSNRELPPIPAKRYFTIGEVSELCDVKPHVLRYWETEFPSLEPAKRRGNRRYYQRHDVLMVRQIRSLLYEQGYTIGGARLRLDGPDAREESALSNQIIKQVRMELEEVLQLLRR
- a CDS encoding integration host factor subunit alpha; translation: MALTKAEMAEKLFDEVGLNKREAKEFVDAFFDVLREALEQGRQVKLSGFGNFDLRRKNQRPGRNPKTGEEIPISARTVVTFRPGQKLKERVEAYAGSGQ
- the pheT gene encoding phenylalanine--tRNA ligase subunit beta; this encodes MKFSENWLRSHVPTSAPRDELSAVLTAIGLEVEEVTALGDGLDHVVVARIVEAVRHPEADRLQVCKVDAGQGELLQIVCGAPNARPGLVAPLAMVGAQIGELKIKPAKLRGVESNGMLCSAKELGLDNDASGLLELPDGAPVGQSLVEYLGLPDASIEIKLTPNRADCFSLRGIAYDVAAATRSAVLDFAADAIAPVGSRELSIQLDAGAEAPRYLGRVIEGVNAAASTPLWMAERLRRSGVRPVSLLVDITQYVMLELGQPMHAYDLGTLQGSIAVRRSRAGESLKLLDGRDAALDDSFLVVTDADRAVGLAGLMGGFDTRVTDATTAVFLEAAHFAPAAIMGRGRKLGLHTDAGHRFERGVDPALPRTAIEYATRLVLDLAGGTPAPVTEAVRVDDLPQPATIELRRARITRVLGITIDDAEVERILRALGMDVVATADGWQVAAPSRRFDIAIEEDLIEELARIHGYEQIPTTLPGGASRVAMPSETQLDALSVRRQLVARDQQETVNFAFVDDALLTQWQLRDGLVPLANPLSAELAVMRPSLLPGLVATLGRNAARQLGRVRLFEIGRVFAQQAGDGQPAPLETPRVAAAVCGDAQAVQWGLPTRKVDFHDLKGDLESLAAASGAQLEFRPSARAYGHPARSAEVFRDGVAIGWIGQVHPRLAKAMDIEADVYAFELDLEPLTARRLPRAGELSRFPAVRRDLAFLVPEQVAWADLAATVRQAAGPLLRDLNLFDRYVGQGVEPGFKSLAMGLILQDKSRTLTDRDVDAVVAEAVTAIEREHHARIRG